The following proteins are co-located in the Castor canadensis chromosome 5, mCasCan1.hap1v2, whole genome shotgun sequence genome:
- the Kif3b gene encoding kinesin-like protein KIF3B isoform X2 has protein sequence MSKFKSSESVRVVVRCRPMNGKEKAASYDKVVDVDVKLGQVSVKNPKGTAHEMPKTFTFDAVYDWNAKQFELYDETFRPLVDSVLQGFNGTIFAYGQTGTGKTYTMEGVRGDPEKRGVIPNSFDHIFTHISRSQNQQYLVRASYLEIYQEEIRDLLSKDQAKRLELKERPDTGVYVKDLSSFVTKSVKEIEHVMNVGNQNRSVGATNMNEHSSRSHAIFVITIECSEVGLDGENHIRVGKLNLVDLAGSERQAKTGAQGERLKEATKINLSLSALGNVISALVDGKSTHIPYRDSKLTRLLQDSLGGNAKTVMVANVGPASYNVEETLTTLRYANRAKNIKNKPRVNEDPKDALLREFQEEIARLKAQLEKRSIGRRKRREKRREGGGSGGGGEEEEEEGEEGEEEGDDKDDYWREQQEKLEIEKRAIVEDHSLVAEEKMRLLKEKEKKMEDLRREKDAAEMLGAKIKAMESKLLVGGKNIVDHTNEQQKILEQKRQEIAEQKRREREIQQQMESRDEETLELKETYSSLQQEVDIKTKKLKKLFSKLQAVKAEIHDLQEEHIKERQELEQTQNELTRELKLKHLIIENFIPLEEKNKIMNRSYFDEEEDHWKLHPITRLENQQMMKRPISAVGYKRPLSQHARMSMMIRPEARYRAENIVLLELDMPSRTTRDYEGPAIAPKVQAALDAALQDEDEIQVDASSFESTANKKSKARPKSGRKSGSSSSSSGTPASQLYPQSRGLVPK, from the exons ATGTCCAAGTTCAAAAGCTCAGAGTCAGTCCGGGTGGTGGTTCGCTGCCGGCCCATGAATGGCAAGGAAAAAGCTGCTTCCTATGACAAGGTGGTAGACGTGGATGTGAAGCTGGGGCAGGTGTCTGTGAAGAATCCCAAAGGTACAGCCCATGAAATGCCCAAGACCTTCACCTTTGATGCGGTCTATGACTGGAATGCCAAGCAGTTTGAACTCTATGATGAAACATTCCGACCGCTTGTGGACTCTGTACTCCAGGGTTTCAATGGAACAATTTTTGCCTATGGACAAACCGGGACTGGGAAAACCTACACGATGGAAGGTGTCCGTGGTGACCCTGAAAAAAGAGGAGTCATCCCCAACTCATTCGATCACATTTTCACCCACATCTCTCGGTCACAGAATCAACAGTACCTGGTCAGGGCTTCCTACTTAGAGATCTACCAGGAGGAGATCCGGGACCTGCTCTCAAAGGATCAGGCCAAAAGGCTTGAGCTCAAAGAGAGGCCAGACACCGGGGTGTATGTGAAAGACCTGTCTTCCTTTGTCACCAAGAGTGTGAAGGAGATTGAGCACGTTATGAACGTTGGGAACCAGAACCGATCAGTTGGTGCCACCAACATGAACGAGCACAGCTCGCGTTCTCATGCCATCTTTGTCATCACGATCGAGTGCAGCGAGGTCGGCCTCGATGGGGAAAACCACATTCGTGTTGGGAAGTTGAACCTTGTAGATCTTGCTGGCAGTGAACGGCAAGCCAAGACTGGTGCACAAGGGGAGAGGCTGAAGGAAGCAACCAAGATCAACCTGTCCCTGTCAGCCTTGGGTAATGTCATCTCTGCCCTGGTAGATGGCAAAAGCACGCATATTCCATATCGAGACTCAAAGCTTACTAGGCTCCTCCAAGATTCCCTTGGTGGCAATGCCAAGACTGTGATGGTGGCCAATGTGGGACCTGCGTCTTACAATGTAGAAGAGACCCTGACCACTCTGAGATATGCCAACCgtgccaaaaatattaaaaacaagccAAGGGTCAATGAAGACCCAAAGGATGCCCTCCTTCGAGAATTCCAGGAAGAAATTGCTCGGCTCAAGGCCCAGCTGGAAAAACGGTCCAttggcaggaggaagaggagagagaagcgGAGGGaaggtggtggcagtggtgggggtggggaagaggaggaggaggagggagaagagggtgaGGAGGAAGGGGATGATAAAGATGATTACTGGCGGGAACAGCAAGAAAAACTGGAGATCGAGAAGCGGGCCATCGTAGAGGACCACAGCTTGGTTGCAGAAGAGAAGATGAGGCTgctgaaagaaaaggagaaaaagatggaGGACTTGAGGCGGGAAAAGGATGCTGCCGAGATGCTGGGCGCCAAAATCAAG GCCATGGAGAGCAAGCTGCTTGTTGGAGGAAAAAATATAGTAGACCATACAAACGAACAGCAGAAAATTTTGGAGCAGAAACGGCAGGAAATTGCAGAGCAG AAACGTCGAGAAAGAGAAATCCAGCAACAGATGGAAAGTCGAGATGAAGAGACCTTGGAACTTAAAGAGACATATAGCTCATTGCAGCAAGAGGTGGACATCAAgaccaaaaaactcaaaaag CTCTTCTCCAAGCTTCAGGCGGTGAAGGCTGAGATTCATGACCTCCAAGAAGAGCACATCAAGGAGCGCCAAGAGCTGGAGCAGACACAGAACGAGCTCACCCGGGAGCTGAAGCTCAA GCATcttattatagaaaattttatCCCTCTGGAAGAGAAGAATAAGATCATGAACAGATCATACTTTGATGAAGAGGAAGATCATTGGAAATTACACCCGATAACCAGACTGGA GAATCAGCAGATGATGAAACGGCCCATCTCCGCTGTGGGGTACAAGAGACCACTGAGCCAGCACGCAAGAATGTCCATGATGATTCGGCCAGAGGCACGGTACAGG GCAGAGAACATTGTGCTCTTAGAGCTGGACATGCCCAGCCGGACCACCAGAGACTATGAAGGCCCAGCCATTGCCCCCAAAGTTCAGGCTGCACTAGATGCAGCTCTGCAGGATGAAGATGAGATACAGGTGGATGCATCATCCTTTGAAAGCACTGCAAATAAGAAATCCAAGGCCAG GCCTAAGAGTGGCAGGAAGTCGGGGTCTTCGTCCTCCTCCTCAGGAACCCCTGCATCTCAGCTTTATCCACAGTCTCGGGGGCTGGTTCCCAAGTAA
- the Kif3b gene encoding kinesin-like protein KIF3B isoform X1 — MIKDLSIVSHFAFIALKTVFSKFTMSKFKSSESVRVVVRCRPMNGKEKAASYDKVVDVDVKLGQVSVKNPKGTAHEMPKTFTFDAVYDWNAKQFELYDETFRPLVDSVLQGFNGTIFAYGQTGTGKTYTMEGVRGDPEKRGVIPNSFDHIFTHISRSQNQQYLVRASYLEIYQEEIRDLLSKDQAKRLELKERPDTGVYVKDLSSFVTKSVKEIEHVMNVGNQNRSVGATNMNEHSSRSHAIFVITIECSEVGLDGENHIRVGKLNLVDLAGSERQAKTGAQGERLKEATKINLSLSALGNVISALVDGKSTHIPYRDSKLTRLLQDSLGGNAKTVMVANVGPASYNVEETLTTLRYANRAKNIKNKPRVNEDPKDALLREFQEEIARLKAQLEKRSIGRRKRREKRREGGGSGGGGEEEEEEGEEGEEEGDDKDDYWREQQEKLEIEKRAIVEDHSLVAEEKMRLLKEKEKKMEDLRREKDAAEMLGAKIKAMESKLLVGGKNIVDHTNEQQKILEQKRQEIAEQKRREREIQQQMESRDEETLELKETYSSLQQEVDIKTKKLKKLFSKLQAVKAEIHDLQEEHIKERQELEQTQNELTRELKLKHLIIENFIPLEEKNKIMNRSYFDEEEDHWKLHPITRLENQQMMKRPISAVGYKRPLSQHARMSMMIRPEARYRAENIVLLELDMPSRTTRDYEGPAIAPKVQAALDAALQDEDEIQVDASSFESTANKKSKARPKSGRKSGSSSSSSGTPASQLYPQSRGLVPK, encoded by the exons GACCTTAGCATTGTGAGCCATTTTGCATTCATAGCCCTCAAGACAGTCTTTTCAAAGTTCACCATGTCCAAGTTCAAAAGCTCAGAGTCAGTCCGGGTGGTGGTTCGCTGCCGGCCCATGAATGGCAAGGAAAAAGCTGCTTCCTATGACAAGGTGGTAGACGTGGATGTGAAGCTGGGGCAGGTGTCTGTGAAGAATCCCAAAGGTACAGCCCATGAAATGCCCAAGACCTTCACCTTTGATGCGGTCTATGACTGGAATGCCAAGCAGTTTGAACTCTATGATGAAACATTCCGACCGCTTGTGGACTCTGTACTCCAGGGTTTCAATGGAACAATTTTTGCCTATGGACAAACCGGGACTGGGAAAACCTACACGATGGAAGGTGTCCGTGGTGACCCTGAAAAAAGAGGAGTCATCCCCAACTCATTCGATCACATTTTCACCCACATCTCTCGGTCACAGAATCAACAGTACCTGGTCAGGGCTTCCTACTTAGAGATCTACCAGGAGGAGATCCGGGACCTGCTCTCAAAGGATCAGGCCAAAAGGCTTGAGCTCAAAGAGAGGCCAGACACCGGGGTGTATGTGAAAGACCTGTCTTCCTTTGTCACCAAGAGTGTGAAGGAGATTGAGCACGTTATGAACGTTGGGAACCAGAACCGATCAGTTGGTGCCACCAACATGAACGAGCACAGCTCGCGTTCTCATGCCATCTTTGTCATCACGATCGAGTGCAGCGAGGTCGGCCTCGATGGGGAAAACCACATTCGTGTTGGGAAGTTGAACCTTGTAGATCTTGCTGGCAGTGAACGGCAAGCCAAGACTGGTGCACAAGGGGAGAGGCTGAAGGAAGCAACCAAGATCAACCTGTCCCTGTCAGCCTTGGGTAATGTCATCTCTGCCCTGGTAGATGGCAAAAGCACGCATATTCCATATCGAGACTCAAAGCTTACTAGGCTCCTCCAAGATTCCCTTGGTGGCAATGCCAAGACTGTGATGGTGGCCAATGTGGGACCTGCGTCTTACAATGTAGAAGAGACCCTGACCACTCTGAGATATGCCAACCgtgccaaaaatattaaaaacaagccAAGGGTCAATGAAGACCCAAAGGATGCCCTCCTTCGAGAATTCCAGGAAGAAATTGCTCGGCTCAAGGCCCAGCTGGAAAAACGGTCCAttggcaggaggaagaggagagagaagcgGAGGGaaggtggtggcagtggtgggggtggggaagaggaggaggaggagggagaagagggtgaGGAGGAAGGGGATGATAAAGATGATTACTGGCGGGAACAGCAAGAAAAACTGGAGATCGAGAAGCGGGCCATCGTAGAGGACCACAGCTTGGTTGCAGAAGAGAAGATGAGGCTgctgaaagaaaaggagaaaaagatggaGGACTTGAGGCGGGAAAAGGATGCTGCCGAGATGCTGGGCGCCAAAATCAAG GCCATGGAGAGCAAGCTGCTTGTTGGAGGAAAAAATATAGTAGACCATACAAACGAACAGCAGAAAATTTTGGAGCAGAAACGGCAGGAAATTGCAGAGCAG AAACGTCGAGAAAGAGAAATCCAGCAACAGATGGAAAGTCGAGATGAAGAGACCTTGGAACTTAAAGAGACATATAGCTCATTGCAGCAAGAGGTGGACATCAAgaccaaaaaactcaaaaag CTCTTCTCCAAGCTTCAGGCGGTGAAGGCTGAGATTCATGACCTCCAAGAAGAGCACATCAAGGAGCGCCAAGAGCTGGAGCAGACACAGAACGAGCTCACCCGGGAGCTGAAGCTCAA GCATcttattatagaaaattttatCCCTCTGGAAGAGAAGAATAAGATCATGAACAGATCATACTTTGATGAAGAGGAAGATCATTGGAAATTACACCCGATAACCAGACTGGA GAATCAGCAGATGATGAAACGGCCCATCTCCGCTGTGGGGTACAAGAGACCACTGAGCCAGCACGCAAGAATGTCCATGATGATTCGGCCAGAGGCACGGTACAGG GCAGAGAACATTGTGCTCTTAGAGCTGGACATGCCCAGCCGGACCACCAGAGACTATGAAGGCCCAGCCATTGCCCCCAAAGTTCAGGCTGCACTAGATGCAGCTCTGCAGGATGAAGATGAGATACAGGTGGATGCATCATCCTTTGAAAGCACTGCAAATAAGAAATCCAAGGCCAG GCCTAAGAGTGGCAGGAAGTCGGGGTCTTCGTCCTCCTCCTCAGGAACCCCTGCATCTCAGCTTTATCCACAGTCTCGGGGGCTGGTTCCCAAGTAA